TCTTCTTGTTGTCGGAGTCTCTTCTGTAGCTCCCATGTACACCAGGTCCAACTACAATCCCAGAATGAGCTACTGAAAAGGCAGAACTATCGAGTCATCAATGTTTGTATGGTATTTGTACAGTATGACATTTTCTACATAATCTATTAGAATTTTGTCATGGCATGATGACCAAATTGTACGCCTGATATTCACTGTGACATCTACCAATTATTGCTGCCTAGTTTTTATGTGgcttgtttggatttttttttcagttacgcATCATAGGAAGTATCTATTTATTATGCTACCTGAAGGGCTCTTCTTGATCAGCTTCTATTTTAGGATTCTTCTCGATCAGCTTCTCTCTTTCCTGTCAGTCAGCATGTCACCTACAATTCCCTACTCAcatttcttctgattctcttaCTGAAGGGCTGCAGGATAAACTGAACACTCAGGTGCTCCACACTTCCCTGCTGCTGGCCAGTCTGGCCCTCCAATGAAGTAACTCCACTGGTGAAGACAAAACCAAGAAGATTACCGTTCTTTAAGGACAGGAGAACGACGGGCTGCTGAGGAAGAGCTCATGCCTATAGCAAAACACATGAGCCCTTCACCTAAAGCCCACCTGACTGCAGTACTTTACAAGCTTCCTACAGATGTAACTAAAACACTGCCACATACCCCAGAAAAGCATGAAGGGGCCATAAACACTAGATGAGAAACCAAGAAGGGAATCTGAAAGTGGAAACCTGTGGAATTAGGAAGTATGAAATCAGCGTAGTTCTCACTGAAGCCAATATTAAAGAGAGGAAGAATAATAACAtgagaaaataacacagaaatgAGTGGTACAATTTTAGGCAATAAGGGGCTGGAGAAGGAGACTGGGACTATCAGACTTCAAAGGGATGAGATTAAAAGCATGGGACAGGAATGGGAAGCTCAAAAATGGAGTTTGGGATGGAGAGCAGAAgtgaaaaaagagacaggaaagaaTGCAGCAGACGATACAGCAGCAGAGATAAAGACATTAAGACAACCAGATAAATAAAACGGGACTTAAGCCTGAATCCTTATTCACAGACCCTGTGTAAAGGATTATTCCTGTAGTAGAATGTCGTGGTTTGTCTGATGTAGTGACAGATAATACATCATGAACTAAGATGTGTGTAACTACCTGAATTGATCGCCTCTGCAAAAAATAGCCCACTTTAAGTATCATTTAAGTCTGTAGCATCAGCACAGCGTGATGTTTACTGTTGTCAAGAAAAAATACACACTgaatagatgatttttttttcttgacagttttCCCACACATGGTGAAAAAGCTGAACACAGGCCTGCACGTGATGATTATAATGTTCCTCTGTGTggccattttcttttctctggtcAGTTTTGGATTCTGCATTCTTAACGCAATAAAAGTTCCTTACCGGGCTATTAAAGGTCCAGCAGGAGTATGCCTTTGGAACTTCCTTGCAGGTAAAATAATTCACCAGTATGTTTCACCAGTCACATTCATACAAAATGCTGAAAGTTAAAGTTCCTTCTCTTGCCTTACTAAATATCTCCTCAACTTAAATACTTGTGAATAAAATGAAGTTTGCAGTGAATTCTCATCTATCAAAACAGAACTGTCAGGTGGCATCTCGGCTTATTGTGTCTAGTCAACTGTTTACAGGAGCCTTGAATGCCAGTCTTTAGGCTCTATATCACTGACAAAAGGACTTTATTACAAACACTGGTATGATGTTTGGCCATACAATAAAGCATTTGAAGGTGTTTAAGCCATGCCTAAGTCTATTCCTACTCTGTGTAATGCTCACTGTTGTATTCAATAAGCCTTCTGAAGCACAACCAAAATGTCTTGTCTTTCACAAGGTAATTTTACAATGGTAAATACTTCTTTCATTTTGTTGCAGGTGGATTTATAGTACTTGCAGTCACCAGCTTTTTGGCTGCTGTGAAACTTCATCAGCTCACAGAAAGAATTGCCAATTTTCGGGAACATGTCTTTCAATTTGTTATCTTAGAAGAACGGTTTGAAGACTGTTTTTGGCTTTGTGTGGCAAGTGGCACAGCACATGCAGTAAATTTGCTGCTAACAGCCATTAGTGGGATTCACTTCCCTAAAATTAAGACTAAAACAGAAGAAGCAAATGTTACAGCAGAAGATATCATGTACTAACAAATGTACACAGAACTGCTTTGGTCAAGTGAACTGTCACGATAGAAACAGCTTCTTGGCTCTTCAGGTTTTGGTATAAACATGAGTAAAGATATCAGTCTAAAATACCAGCAATTAACATGTGTGGGAAAGTGGGAAAAACAAATGCTACAGATATCGTTATACTCAAAAATGATCAATATCTGCAGTGAATATATGCTATTTGAAGTTTTTAGAAAATTCACATTATGAGATACTATAGAAAACTAAGGTGAAATATGATTTCATCAAAACCAAGTGTCTTCTTTGCTTAGAAAGAAAATATGTGTATCACAAATCTTTGATACTATAAGGTTATTTCAAAACCGAAAGAATGGACATTTGCCAATTACCTTCACAGAATTATCTGGAAAATGTTGAGAGGGCCATGTAAGATATGTCTGATGATGTCACACTgcattgaaaaagaaaacttcattatCTGTGAGGCTAAAGTTAAGGGGAAGCACAGGCttcctgtgaaatgtttttaaaacagaagttaccAAACCccaccaagtaaagaagtgagaAAGTTTATGGGATGCTAGTAGACTATGAAATAAAGTATTAGCTGCAAGATGAAGGTTTCATTGCAGCTTCTGGAAGTAAAGTAAACAGAATCCAAGTAATAGTGCTTTTAGATAACCCGGAAATAATAATCTGACAGATTGTCTTCACAACCCTGTCAATTCTTATGTCTATCTGAAATCAAGTAAAAGTGATGTATGATGAAACagtattaaaatgaataaaaatggtCAACTGTATGgaaaaattacataattttttatGAAGTACCATAATTTTGACAGGCATTCAACCAATTCTTGGGTCACAAGTAatgaaaatttcagagaaaagaatACGCCATTAAGCACATCATTTTTAGAATTTGACTACTATAGTGAACACATTAACCTTTTAGCAATAGAACCTACACATAACTGAAGAGTGACTTGGAATGAGTGAAAGAAGTTatctaaattaattattttgcagtAAGTTACTCTTCATCAGACCACTAGATTGTATAACTATTCTTgtgaaaaactctgaaaaaaatagtaacttttttAGAAAAGGAATTCAAAGTGTTTTAAGAACATTTCAGGATATAcaaaaaatccttattttttatttgaaaagaccTCTTCACAAAAATAGTACTGTAATGGTCAAGTATTTTCACAAGTGCCTAAAACCATATCTTATGTTATCTATATTACTAGTATCTATATTACTAGTTTTATCACTGAAGTGTGCAGAACACTCAGTAAAGACAGTTGCTAGAATAAATTGATATTCAACATGTTTGCTGATTAGGCCACTTATTTAGGtatttaaataaggaattatAATTCATCTTAAACCTACAAGTTAGTATCTTTGGCCCAAATTTTCCGTGccctttttactttgttttcatctAAAGACcaatgaaaacatgttttacGGAGTAAATTCTACTTTCATTTGGTAATCTTACAGTTTTGCAGTTGTAAAACTCTATTCAAAGTACTCTTAGTTTACACAGCAGACTCAAATCACTATGTTCACTGAGCGCTTCAGCAGTGTATGTGCAAGCTCTGTGTGTggtaagaaatgaaaattaattatgTCCTTTTCGGCACATATGCAGCAAGACCAGCAGACATTTGGCAGTCAGTGGCCTAGTTTCAGGGGAAATGTTATTAGCCAGACTCAACCTACAGATGCAATGAGGAGTGTTTGTTAACTGTAGCCTGTACCATCTATGGGTTTGGCCCTACAAGTTTAGCAGGATTATGAGTGAAGCAGAAACTTGTGAGGGTGCTTCTGCAACAGGCCCTAATAATCTGTCTTCTTCAAGGCAGTGttagccacttttttttttaggagcactgttttttaaaagtcccATAAAAATTTAAGAGACAGGCTGAAAGTTTTGATGAGTCTAGAGCACTGTTACAATTTCAGCAGAAAGGAGACTCAGTAAGGCAGAAAAAGTGATTCCTAACTTACACCACCCACTTACTTCACTGTTCTAATTTTACTGGTGCTTTCACTCAGTCTCTACCTTGGCCATGACTCCAAGCAGATGGTGTGATACCCAGGACATGGATAGGAAGCAAACCCACCCAGGCTATGAAAGTCAGATGGTAACAGCACACTATTGTCCAGAAAACTGTCCACAGAGGCCTCTGCGGTACTACCACCTTCCTCTCCCAGAGAATTGAGTGGCTCTGAAATAGAAGACCTTAAACTGCAGTACAATTACACAAgtagaaaatgaagtatttgcCATTTGTAATTGTTCTATGAACATATAATTTAGAAGTAGTTGTTATGCAGTGGGAATTACGTTGTAACACGTAACTTAGCCTTCACTAAAGATAATTCCCTTTAGGAAGTGAGAAGGAAGCAGATTTTAAAATCCTACATATAGAGCGATTGCtttggaaatgcttttctgtGGTACTATGTGCATGTATTACAACACATTTTTCATACTGCTAATGAACTGCTTTAATACCCCTCCAACTTCCCCCAAAAACTAGTATTGAGTAAGAGCCACGGGACTACTTAGGTAAGGACAAGATTAAAGATTTGGTGGACTGGATTCCTAGACAGGTCACAGTAGCTCTGAAAGAAAACCATTCGAGTACACTGTACAGATAAAGTTAAAGAGGGATAGCTAGGCTGATcagctttttaatttcttgttttgaatCTATGCAACAATGAAGCATGCTCGGCAGTAACAGTCCACAAGAAGATTTCTCACAGCAGAGGTATGAAGTATCATTGTGGGATACTGTAGCTGCATGAGTTGAATGACCAAAAAACATTATCACGAAATGACTGTTTTGTGACTTGTGAGAAAATAGTGTTTTCAGTTCACTTCAGAGTGAACAGAAGTATTACCATGCATGAATTAAACTGAACGAAACAGATATAAGGCTAAATAACCTTTCAGCTGCACAGGTTGTCTCAGTTTAAGCACTGCTAAGACACAGCAATGGGACAATGCATAGAATCTTCTAAAAAAGGGTTAAATGAAATCTCGCATAGTTAAGATGTACAATTACAAAGCACACCTTAAGGTTAACAATAGGTAAGTTTATCACTTAGACCTTTTCAGCTTTCCCTTGTACATCataaaatactttcaaaacaTGTGGAACTTGATGTAAGTGTGATCTACTTAatttacacattttcattttagttacACTTCACGTAGTGTATCTGACCATATGCATGCTCAGCATGTGGAAATAAAGACTTCCTTGGGGGTACTTTGGAAAATTTGAAATCCCAAATGAGAACATTTATGAGCAATATCTGCCCAGAACTCTGAAGAGATCATGGGTCAAATCCTATCCTTCCATAAAATTAAACACAACTTCATATACCCTGAAAATGTCCACTTAATTTGTACATGCAGAATATATAGAAGCTCCATGCAGAGGTAGAGAGGCTATGGAGCCATTCTTCAAAGCACTAAGAAACTATTCATTCTAAGACCCTCTCCAAAATAAATGAAGCTAAAAACTAACTACCATTTTGATTCTTTAAATAACATTACGgtttaatgttaaaaaatgtaattttacaaCATAAATCAAAATGGATGCCATTTCCCCCATTGTCTCTGAGTGCCACTGTCCTTCACAAGACATGTTATCTCTCTCTGTACCACTTCATGGAAAAAGTGGTTAGGTGGGAACTGCAATATACTGTCAGGGAACAGGCCCAGCTACCCCTCTTCCTCATGTTCTGCTGATGCAACAGTGTAAATTCAGTTTCAGATGTATGGAAAAGCAAACTAATTGTTATACATAGTGTCCCAAGGTTTTAGAATCTCACACATGAAAGCAAATTACTTATAACCTATGTTTCacatttctgggagaaaaaaaaaaaaaaccaacactgaacTAAAAAACATCTGGATCCCTTGACATTAAAATCTGGTGAGTGTTCAGTGCCACTGAAACTCTGGCTCTTCATACTGACGATACAATAAGTATCAGCGAACTCCAAACAGTTCTTTTGCTAGAGAAGCATAAATCTACTTCTGACATTACACTGATGGCCCAGTATTCTGATGTGAATTTTCCTGATACAATATAACCACAGTCGTTCTCACCGGTCTTTTATTTTCACTTaccacattttctcttttttaaatttcactctGGGATTGTTACGGCTTTCTCTTAGAACCTAATCAACTCTTCCTCGACAGACAAGGTGATACTATACAAGTAAACCATCATCCTACATGGAAAATAACGTAGATCTGTTGCGTTTGCGATAAAGCTTTGATTCTTCTTTCATGCAGCATTTACACTTTAATCTTCAATACGCAAATTAAACATGCCGTTTGCACACCAGGACTGTTTTTTCAAGTCTGTGACAAGCCCACAAGAGGAGCTGTTTCACCCCCGCGGCACGCGCGAATACTTATCTAGAGCACACACCACGGGCGGGCAGAAATCCGCCGTGaaggcgggccgggccgggccgcccccgggGCACGCAGTCTCTCACAGCGGCAGGACCGAACCCGCCACCCGGCGCTGCTCCGACGcctcggccccgccccccgcgggccccgccccgcgcggcgcCGCCTGATGAGGCCGCCAGCGCGCCGGGGTTAGGGGTGGCCCGTTCCGCCCCGCTCCGTTCCTCCCCGGTCGCTGCCCGCCATGCTGCTGCCCTGCGTGCGGAGGGTGCCTGCGCGCCGCCTTCGCCGCGCTCTCCCCCTGGCCTGCAGCTGCTCGGCGCAGGGGCCCTCGCCGCGGGGCTAcagccgcggggcgggcgggaaggtgaggggcggcggggggcgtcTCTGCCTCGCGGCTCCTCTTGCTCGGGGTGAACcggccggaggcggcgggggccgtAGGGTGACCCTGCCTCCGGCTCGGTGCCGCCGCTCtaggcggggcgggcccggccccggggtcGCCGTGTGGCCGCGGGCCCTGGCCCAGTCCGCCGCTTGAACTCACAAACCGGCGGCGTCGGGGCGGGCGCCAGGCCGGGGCCGGCGGAAGGCTGCGCCCCGGGGCCGTTGCCTGGCggggctcctgccctgccccggCGCCTCGCTGCCTGCCGGTGGGCTTGGGCGGGGAGCGGTGCGACTGCCCGCGCTCCCCTGGGTGCGCCTGGCTCGGCGTCTGCGGTTGGGGGGGCGGGGCGGAAACAAACCAAAAGCTCTTTTGTACTTAAAATTATAGATTGAAAGTTTTTGTCTCTACGTGTTAAGCAAAATGATTATAACTTTAGTCATACTGTGTCTAATTCCTTTTCCACGCTCAAAA
The sequence above is drawn from the Strix aluco isolate bStrAlu1 chromosome 4, bStrAlu1.hap1, whole genome shotgun sequence genome and encodes:
- the CLRN2 gene encoding clarin-2, which gives rise to MPGCFKKTLFALASLISFVSFILIVVAMGTPKWMTGKTLCKTGVDLVNATDPELVKFIGEIYYGLFQGGKIRQCGLGGRRSKFTIFPHMVKKLNTGLHVMIIMFLCVAIFFSLVSFGFCILNAIKVPYRAIKGPAGVCLWNFLAGGFIVLAVTSFLAAVKLHQLTERIANFREHVFQFVILEERFEDCFWLCVASGTAHAVNLLLTAISGIHFPKIKTKTEEANVTAEDIMY